A part of Periophthalmus magnuspinnatus isolate fPerMag1 chromosome 19, fPerMag1.2.pri, whole genome shotgun sequence genomic DNA contains:
- the fbrs gene encoding autism susceptibility gene 2 protein homolog isoform X1, with translation MEGPSRSTGFRQSRRSRSQRDRERRRRRVDLNEQRATSLSSGSDQEACGTNGVRGPGGREGRPGFGRHRPPRRRKRESVSCEEDIIDGFAIASFVSLEALEMDCSLKPNQRSDMPGRRNKGKRGPEQNGGGPLSDPEAGGPHSVHRNKRRKMDEQGMTLETGYICDTESDSGGKASDNEIDPVFTVSTRKVVEPPVASMGSSIGKNAPQLQVRGGSVSRLMVTPRVSGLERSQEKSQEQNFPEPVTTSTSSARLPSHSSVPRPNAVNGGSSRHNANSPLSKPKPFLTLPGRSQPMYGINRSSTPVKPTSSSSSIPSSSMRPPTPSTSVSLPYMRVSSSSLPLRPPSRASAGALFTSSPGLPPPPPLLQGPSHTSAAEREGRRSVPGSENATAGRSTPASSSTPGSSSRTSQNQPSIQPLAFQFHQHNHQHQHTHTHQHFTPFQYPPAAAPPLFEKYGKMNELYRHPFFPQFPPSVPSIQPVIPPTGPFSSLQGAFQPKPLVPQGTAPDLTARLGVVPHHLQPKDPRLTDPFGTSLKISNKPGKWCAMHVYVAWMILSHQKKVKLMQADPHKLDFRSDLLARIPGAGGLGPLGPMGGSLPPTHDLTRPPTLFSGTGGVNPSTAPFITPTAPHSSFLTPSHLDPYGRSPPFTPLGALGSGAFGGLGSPSLGGSVFGPKDSPASVVGGLSSNHHDPWSRLHGGPPGFPGPSWAKGPDKRDERDRGKDAERREVPHIKDEKDRDNMLYGRPPVRMSPVGPAFKPRSSTPVSHINGHSSALGPSSGPIEDLTRSLNRDRDREREADKRPLPTMSSRGPPVGSSTSLGDRERPRSSSSSVLTTPPPSNPSAPSPLDLYPRSLGSSAHSHHNESTHSQRDSNPPASSVASASVTALTQAKKSDRTTPVSKSSLLVPPVKVKEERKEEPEHIPITLPPPPAPNHTFDRPNSHPLHPRSGTPSSSSLTPTPGVPLPPPTPNPHLSLLDRTRAIDAYLGGAGPGGLVVGPGADRFHPGPTHGPSQGPHSFTWDPWRELAVQHQQQRREALAFRSDHHLALRSDPHLSRLLQHQRLLEAERAAAVAAAAAAPHHPPTSTSTPSSSAVRQEFSLMAHPFDRHHQLGPPGGGLIDEEQRAQILREDFERARYFGMHPHLPGSHLSSPSHAATAAHLEQLHPGLLSHPLPPGASAAHHAGLYSRLGPLNPHMANGILAKTPAGLVGALSMGAPPPLIPSVTSRSATPPRRLGAPGELALFSAHKDGESR, from the exons ATGGAGGGTCCCAGCCGCAGCACCGGGTTTAGACAGAGCCGACGGTCGCGGTCTCAGCGGGACAGAGAACGGCGGCGGCGGAGAGTGGACTTAAATGAGCAGCGGGCCACATCTCTGTCCTCTGGGTCTGATCAGGAGGCCTGTGGCACCAATGGAGTCCGGGGCCctggagggagagaaggcagACCGGGTTTCGGCAGACACAGGCCGCCGCGCCGGAGGAAGCGGGAGTCCGTGTCCTGTGAGGAGGACATCATCGATGGTTTCGCGATTGCCAGCTTCGTTAGCCTTGAGGCATTGGAG ATGGACTGTTCTCTGAAACCCAATCAACGCTCTGATATGCCGGGAAGGAGGAACAAGGGGAAACGAGGGCCAGAGCAAAATGGAGGAGGCCCACTGTCAGATCCAGAGGCAGGCGGTCCTCATAGTGTTCATCgaaacaaaagaagaaagatGGATGAGCAG ggaatGACTTTGGAAACTGGCTACATT tgtgacaCTGAAAGTGATTCTGGTGGCAAG GCCTCTGACAATGAAATTGACCCAGTCTTCACCGTTAGTACTAGGAAAG TTGTTGAGCCACCAGTGGCTAGCATGGGCTCATCCATTGGTAAAAATGCCCCCCAACTGCAGGTGCGCGGTGGGAGTGTCTCACGGTTGATGGTGACCCCACGTGTGTCTGGTCTGGAGCGAAGTCAGGAGAAAAGCCAGGAACAAAATTTCCCAGAACCAGTTACTACTTCTACCTCTTCTGCTCGCCTGCCTTCCCACTCCTCTGTTCCTCGACCTAATGCCGTCAATGGTGGCAGCAGCCGCCACAATGCCAACTCTCCACTCTCAAAACCCAAGCCGTTCCTTACGTTACCTGGTCGATCACAACCTATGTATGGCATTAACAG GAGTAGTACTCCTGTCAAACCAACCTCATCTTCATCATCCATCCCCTCTTCCTCCATGCGTCCACCCACACCATCCACGAGTGTGTCTCTGCCGTACATGAGAGTCTCCAGCTCCTCGTTGCCTCTCAGACCACCTTCACGAGCCAGTGCTGGAGCACTTTTCACCTCGTCTCCTGGTctcccacctccacctcctctgctaCAAGGACCATCACATACATCTGCAGCAG AGCGTGAAGGCCGGCGTAGTGTACCTGGGTCAGAGAATGCTACAGCAGGCCGCTCCACCCCTGCCTCCAGTTCCACACCAGGGTCTTCAAGCAGGACGTCACAGAATCAGCCCAGCATACAGCCTCTGGCCTTCCAGTTCCATCAGCACAACCACCagcaccaacacacacacacacatcaacactTCACACCTTTCCAGTACCCACCAGCTGCTGCACCACCACTG tttgagaAGTATGGCAAAATGAATGAGCTGTACCGACACCCT TTTTTCCCACAATTCCCACCCTCAGTGCCGAGTATTCAGCCTGTGATTCCTCCAACTGGGCCTTTTAGCTCCTTACAAGGAGCATTTCAGCCAAAG CCTCTTGTCCCTCAGGGAACTGCTCCTGACCTAACTGCTCGACTTGGGGTTGTGCCTCACCACCTTCAGCCCAAAGACCCCAGG cTTACTGATCCATTTGGGACATCGTTGAAAATCAGTAAT AAACCAGGGAAATGGTGTGCTATGCATGTCTATGTGGCCTGGATGATTTTAAGCCATCAGAAGAAAGTAAAG TTAATGCAAGCTGATCCTCACAAATTGGACTTCCGGAGTGACCTGCTGGCCCGTATTCCAGGGGCTGGTGGACTTGGTCCACTTGGACCAATGGGGGGATCACTGCCCCCTACTCATGACCTGACAAGGCCTCCCACTTTGTTTTCTGGTACAG GTGGTGTCAATCCTTCCACTGCGCCTTTTATCACTCCAACTGCACCCCATTCTTCATTCCTGACACCGTCACACTTAG ATCCTTACGGTCGCTCACCACCCTTTACCCCGCTGGGAGCCTTGGGCTCTGGTGCCTTTGGGGGACTGGGCAGCCCATCTCTGG gtggttctGTATTTGGTCCTAAAGACTCTCCAGCAAGTGTGGTGGGGGGCTTATCCTCTAATCATCATGACCCTTGGAGTCGTCTACATGGTGGTCCTCCTGGGTTCCCTGGGCCCAGCTGGGCTAAAGGCCCTGATAAAAGGGATGAGCGAGATCGAGGGAAAGATGCAGAAAGAAGAGAAGTCCCTCatataaaagatgaaaaagacAG AGACAATATGCTGTATGGCCGACCTCCTGTGAGAATGTCTCCAGTCGGCCCTGCCTTCAAACCCCGCAGTAGCACCCCGGTTTCCCACATAAATGGCCACAGCAGTGCCCTGGGGCCAAGCAGTGGACCCATTGAAGACCTGACCCGCAGTTTAAATCGGGACAGAGACCGTGAGAGGGAGGCTGATAAGAGACCGTTGCCAACAATGTCCTCAAGGGGGCCTCCTGTTGGTTCTTCCACTTCATTAGGAGATAGAGAAAGGCCACGGTCTTCCTCCTCATCTGTGCTTACCACACCTCCACCTTCCAACCCCTCTGCACCTTCTCCCCTGGACCTTTACCCACGCTCTCTTGGTTCATCAGCACATAGCCACCACAATGAATCCACACACTCCCAAAGGGACAGCAACCCTCCTGCTTCCTCTGTAGCTTCTGCCTCTGTCACCGCTTTGACTCAGGCCAAGAAATCTGATCGGACAACACCTGTCTCCAAATCTTCCCTGCTTGTTCCACCAGTCAAagtgaaagaggaaagaaaagaggaacCAGAGCACATCCCCATCACACTGCCGCCTCCTCCAGCACCAAATCATACCTTCGACCGCCCAAACAGCCATCCACTCCATCCTCGGTCTGGGACTCCTTCCTCATCATCTTTAACACCCACTCCAGGTGTTCCCCTTCCCCCACCAACACCAAACCCACACCTCTCTCTGCTGGACCGCACTCGAGCCATCGATGCTTACCTAGGTGGTGCAGGTCCTGGTGGGCTGGTGGTTGGTCCAGGAGCTGACCGTTTCCATCCTGGCCCAACACATGGACCTTCTCAGGGGCCACACAGCTTCACATGGGATCCCTGGAGGGAGCTGGCAGTGCAGCATCAGCAGCAACGCAGAGAAGCCTTGGCATTTCGGTCGGACCATCACCTCGCACTGCGCTCAGATCCACACCTGTCTCGTCTGCTCCAGCACCAGCGCCTCCTGGAGGCAGAGAGGGCCGCTGCAGTAGCAGCTGCTGCAGCTGCACCTCACCATCCACCGACGTCTACCTCTACTCCCTCCAGCTCTGCTGTTCGCCAGGAATTCAGCCTTATGGCCCACCCTTTTGACCGCCACCATCAGCTCGGACCTCCTGGAGGTGGGCTGATTGATGAGGAGCAGCGTGCCCAGATTCTGAGAGAAGACTTTGAAAGGGCACGTTACTTTGGCATGCATCCTCACCTCCCTGGGTCTCACCTCTCCAGTCCCTCTcatgctgctactgctgcccaCTTGGAACAGCTCCACCCGGGCCTACTGTCCCATCCCCTTCCTCCAGGAGCCTCTGCAGCCCACCATGCAGGCCTTTACTCACGACTCGGGCCCCTAAACCCACATATGGCCAATGGCATCCTGGCAAAGACCCCTGCTGGGCTGGTAGGAGCCCTGTCAATGGGGGCCCCGCCACCCCTCATTCCGTCCGTGACCAGTCGGTCGGCCACTCCCCCTCGCAGACTTGGAGCGCCAGGTGAGCTGGCCCTGTTCAGTGCTCATAAAGATGGAGAGTCCAGATAG
- the fbrs gene encoding autism susceptibility gene 2 protein homolog isoform X4, whose product MEGPSRSTGFRQSRRSRSQRDRERRRRRVDLNEQRATSLSSGSDQEACGTNGVRGPGGREGRPGFGRHRPPRRRKRESVSCEEDIIDGFAIASFVSLEALEMDCSLKPNQRSDMPGRRNKGKRGPEQNGGGPLSDPEAGGPHSVHRNKRRKMDEQGMTLETGYICDTESDSGGKASDNEIDPVFTVSTRKVVEPPVASMGSSIGKNAPQLQVRGGSVSRLMVTPRVSGLERSQEKSQEQNFPEPVTTSTSSARLPSHSSVPRPNAVNGGSSRHNANSPLSKPKPFLTLPGRSQPMYGINRSSTPVKPTSSSSSIPSSSMRPPTPSTSVSLPYMRVSSSSLPLRPPSRASAGALFTSSPGLPPPPPLLQGPSHTSAAEREGRRSVPGSENATAGRSTPASSSTPGSSSRTSQNQPSIQPLAFQFHQHNHQHQHTHTHQHFTPFQYPPAAAPPLFEKYGKMNELYRHPFFPQFPPSVPSIQPVIPPTGPFSSLQGAFQPKGTAPDLTARLGVVPHHLQPKDPRKPGKWCAMHVYVAWMILSHQKKVKLMQADPHKLDFRSDLLARIPGAGGLGPLGPMGGSLPPTHDLTRPPTLFSGTGGVNPSTAPFITPTAPHSSFLTPSHLDPYGRSPPFTPLGALGSGAFGGLGSPSLGGSVFGPKDSPASVVGGLSSNHHDPWSRLHGGPPGFPGPSWAKGPDKRDERDRGKDAERREVPHIKDEKDRDNMLYGRPPVRMSPVGPAFKPRSSTPVSHINGHSSALGPSSGPIEDLTRSLNRDRDREREADKRPLPTMSSRGPPVGSSTSLGDRERPRSSSSSVLTTPPPSNPSAPSPLDLYPRSLGSSAHSHHNESTHSQRDSNPPASSVASASVTALTQAKKSDRTTPVSKSSLLVPPVKVKEERKEEPEHIPITLPPPPAPNHTFDRPNSHPLHPRSGTPSSSSLTPTPGVPLPPPTPNPHLSLLDRTRAIDAYLGGAGPGGLVVGPGADRFHPGPTHGPSQGPHSFTWDPWRELAVQHQQQRREALAFRSDHHLALRSDPHLSRLLQHQRLLEAERAAAVAAAAAAPHHPPTSTSTPSSSAVRQEFSLMAHPFDRHHQLGPPGGGLIDEEQRAQILREDFERARYFGMHPHLPGSHLSSPSHAATAAHLEQLHPGLLSHPLPPGASAAHHAGLYSRLGPLNPHMANGILAKTPAGLVGALSMGAPPPLIPSVTSRSATPPRRLGAPGELALFSAHKDGESR is encoded by the exons ATGGAGGGTCCCAGCCGCAGCACCGGGTTTAGACAGAGCCGACGGTCGCGGTCTCAGCGGGACAGAGAACGGCGGCGGCGGAGAGTGGACTTAAATGAGCAGCGGGCCACATCTCTGTCCTCTGGGTCTGATCAGGAGGCCTGTGGCACCAATGGAGTCCGGGGCCctggagggagagaaggcagACCGGGTTTCGGCAGACACAGGCCGCCGCGCCGGAGGAAGCGGGAGTCCGTGTCCTGTGAGGAGGACATCATCGATGGTTTCGCGATTGCCAGCTTCGTTAGCCTTGAGGCATTGGAG ATGGACTGTTCTCTGAAACCCAATCAACGCTCTGATATGCCGGGAAGGAGGAACAAGGGGAAACGAGGGCCAGAGCAAAATGGAGGAGGCCCACTGTCAGATCCAGAGGCAGGCGGTCCTCATAGTGTTCATCgaaacaaaagaagaaagatGGATGAGCAG ggaatGACTTTGGAAACTGGCTACATT tgtgacaCTGAAAGTGATTCTGGTGGCAAG GCCTCTGACAATGAAATTGACCCAGTCTTCACCGTTAGTACTAGGAAAG TTGTTGAGCCACCAGTGGCTAGCATGGGCTCATCCATTGGTAAAAATGCCCCCCAACTGCAGGTGCGCGGTGGGAGTGTCTCACGGTTGATGGTGACCCCACGTGTGTCTGGTCTGGAGCGAAGTCAGGAGAAAAGCCAGGAACAAAATTTCCCAGAACCAGTTACTACTTCTACCTCTTCTGCTCGCCTGCCTTCCCACTCCTCTGTTCCTCGACCTAATGCCGTCAATGGTGGCAGCAGCCGCCACAATGCCAACTCTCCACTCTCAAAACCCAAGCCGTTCCTTACGTTACCTGGTCGATCACAACCTATGTATGGCATTAACAG GAGTAGTACTCCTGTCAAACCAACCTCATCTTCATCATCCATCCCCTCTTCCTCCATGCGTCCACCCACACCATCCACGAGTGTGTCTCTGCCGTACATGAGAGTCTCCAGCTCCTCGTTGCCTCTCAGACCACCTTCACGAGCCAGTGCTGGAGCACTTTTCACCTCGTCTCCTGGTctcccacctccacctcctctgctaCAAGGACCATCACATACATCTGCAGCAG AGCGTGAAGGCCGGCGTAGTGTACCTGGGTCAGAGAATGCTACAGCAGGCCGCTCCACCCCTGCCTCCAGTTCCACACCAGGGTCTTCAAGCAGGACGTCACAGAATCAGCCCAGCATACAGCCTCTGGCCTTCCAGTTCCATCAGCACAACCACCagcaccaacacacacacacacatcaacactTCACACCTTTCCAGTACCCACCAGCTGCTGCACCACCACTG tttgagaAGTATGGCAAAATGAATGAGCTGTACCGACACCCT TTTTTCCCACAATTCCCACCCTCAGTGCCGAGTATTCAGCCTGTGATTCCTCCAACTGGGCCTTTTAGCTCCTTACAAGGAGCATTTCAGCCAAAG GGAACTGCTCCTGACCTAACTGCTCGACTTGGGGTTGTGCCTCACCACCTTCAGCCCAAAGACCCCAGG AAACCAGGGAAATGGTGTGCTATGCATGTCTATGTGGCCTGGATGATTTTAAGCCATCAGAAGAAAGTAAAG TTAATGCAAGCTGATCCTCACAAATTGGACTTCCGGAGTGACCTGCTGGCCCGTATTCCAGGGGCTGGTGGACTTGGTCCACTTGGACCAATGGGGGGATCACTGCCCCCTACTCATGACCTGACAAGGCCTCCCACTTTGTTTTCTGGTACAG GTGGTGTCAATCCTTCCACTGCGCCTTTTATCACTCCAACTGCACCCCATTCTTCATTCCTGACACCGTCACACTTAG ATCCTTACGGTCGCTCACCACCCTTTACCCCGCTGGGAGCCTTGGGCTCTGGTGCCTTTGGGGGACTGGGCAGCCCATCTCTGG gtggttctGTATTTGGTCCTAAAGACTCTCCAGCAAGTGTGGTGGGGGGCTTATCCTCTAATCATCATGACCCTTGGAGTCGTCTACATGGTGGTCCTCCTGGGTTCCCTGGGCCCAGCTGGGCTAAAGGCCCTGATAAAAGGGATGAGCGAGATCGAGGGAAAGATGCAGAAAGAAGAGAAGTCCCTCatataaaagatgaaaaagacAG AGACAATATGCTGTATGGCCGACCTCCTGTGAGAATGTCTCCAGTCGGCCCTGCCTTCAAACCCCGCAGTAGCACCCCGGTTTCCCACATAAATGGCCACAGCAGTGCCCTGGGGCCAAGCAGTGGACCCATTGAAGACCTGACCCGCAGTTTAAATCGGGACAGAGACCGTGAGAGGGAGGCTGATAAGAGACCGTTGCCAACAATGTCCTCAAGGGGGCCTCCTGTTGGTTCTTCCACTTCATTAGGAGATAGAGAAAGGCCACGGTCTTCCTCCTCATCTGTGCTTACCACACCTCCACCTTCCAACCCCTCTGCACCTTCTCCCCTGGACCTTTACCCACGCTCTCTTGGTTCATCAGCACATAGCCACCACAATGAATCCACACACTCCCAAAGGGACAGCAACCCTCCTGCTTCCTCTGTAGCTTCTGCCTCTGTCACCGCTTTGACTCAGGCCAAGAAATCTGATCGGACAACACCTGTCTCCAAATCTTCCCTGCTTGTTCCACCAGTCAAagtgaaagaggaaagaaaagaggaacCAGAGCACATCCCCATCACACTGCCGCCTCCTCCAGCACCAAATCATACCTTCGACCGCCCAAACAGCCATCCACTCCATCCTCGGTCTGGGACTCCTTCCTCATCATCTTTAACACCCACTCCAGGTGTTCCCCTTCCCCCACCAACACCAAACCCACACCTCTCTCTGCTGGACCGCACTCGAGCCATCGATGCTTACCTAGGTGGTGCAGGTCCTGGTGGGCTGGTGGTTGGTCCAGGAGCTGACCGTTTCCATCCTGGCCCAACACATGGACCTTCTCAGGGGCCACACAGCTTCACATGGGATCCCTGGAGGGAGCTGGCAGTGCAGCATCAGCAGCAACGCAGAGAAGCCTTGGCATTTCGGTCGGACCATCACCTCGCACTGCGCTCAGATCCACACCTGTCTCGTCTGCTCCAGCACCAGCGCCTCCTGGAGGCAGAGAGGGCCGCTGCAGTAGCAGCTGCTGCAGCTGCACCTCACCATCCACCGACGTCTACCTCTACTCCCTCCAGCTCTGCTGTTCGCCAGGAATTCAGCCTTATGGCCCACCCTTTTGACCGCCACCATCAGCTCGGACCTCCTGGAGGTGGGCTGATTGATGAGGAGCAGCGTGCCCAGATTCTGAGAGAAGACTTTGAAAGGGCACGTTACTTTGGCATGCATCCTCACCTCCCTGGGTCTCACCTCTCCAGTCCCTCTcatgctgctactgctgcccaCTTGGAACAGCTCCACCCGGGCCTACTGTCCCATCCCCTTCCTCCAGGAGCCTCTGCAGCCCACCATGCAGGCCTTTACTCACGACTCGGGCCCCTAAACCCACATATGGCCAATGGCATCCTGGCAAAGACCCCTGCTGGGCTGGTAGGAGCCCTGTCAATGGGGGCCCCGCCACCCCTCATTCCGTCCGTGACCAGTCGGTCGGCCACTCCCCCTCGCAGACTTGGAGCGCCAGGTGAGCTGGCCCTGTTCAGTGCTCATAAAGATGGAGAGTCCAGATAG